The genomic interval CATCGACCCCTTCCGACTCGTCGTCGCGAACGCGGCGAGCGCGGAGGAACACGGCGCGCGCATCGAGACTCACTCGAAGGTCACCGACCTCATCATCGAAGACGGCGAGGTCGTCGGACTGGAAGTGGAACACGCTTCGGGCTCCGGCAAGCGTATCCACGGGAGAGAGGGCGGCACCGAGGAAATCCGCGCGGACTACGTCGTCAACGCGACGGGCGCGTGGGCCGGCCGCATCGGCGACATGGCCGGCGTCGACATCGCCGTCCGCCCGTCGAAGGGCGTGATGACCATCATGAACATCCGGCAGGTCGACACGGTCATCAACCGCTGCCGACCCAAGGGGGACGCCGATATCGTCGTCCCACACGAGACGACCGCGATACTGGGCACGACCGACGAGGAAGTCGAGGACCCCGAGGACTACCCCGAAGAGGGCTGGGAGGTCGACATGATGATAGACACCCTCAAGGAGCTCGTGCCCATGCTCGACGAGGCCCGGACCATTCGCTCGTTCTGGGGCGTCCGCCCGCTGTACGAGCCGCCGGACGTCGGCAGCGACGACCCGACGGACATCACTCGGGACTACTTCCTGCTCGACCACGACGAGCGCGACGACCTGCAGGGAATGACCTCCATCGTCGGCGGGAAGTTCACCACCTACCGGATGATGGGCGAGGAGATCTCCGACCACGTCTGCGAGAAGTTCGGTATCGAGGCCGAGTGTCGCACCGCCGACGAACCGCTGCCGGGCAGCGAGGACTTCTCCGTCCTGCGGGACTACATGGACGAGTTCGGTCTCCGGTCTCCCATCGGTCGCCGCAGCGTCGAACGGCTCGGCTCGCGGGCCGACGAAGTGCTCAAGACGAGCGACCCGAACCCGACCGTCTGCGCGTGTGAGGGCGTCACCCGTGCCGAGGTCCAGGACGCCATCTCCCAGTCCGGCTCCGACCTCAACGCGGTCCGCATCCGCACTCGCGCGTCGATGGGGAACTGCCAGGGCGGCTTCTGTTGTAACCGGCTGGCCAGCGAGCTCCACGGCGAGTACAGCGAGGACATCGCTCGCGAGGCGTGGGACGAACTGCTCCAGGAGCGCTGGAAGGGCCAGCGCCACGCCCTGTGGGGCGAACAGCTCTCACAGGCCGCGCTGAACTACGCGCTGCACGCGACCACGCAGAACCGCGACCGTGACCCGGCCGACGGGGAGCCGATCGACTTCGCCGCTTTCGACACGGGTGTCGAGGCGGGCAGCGCGTCGGGGACAGCAGACGTAGCCGCGGACGGAGGGCGACGCGATGGCAATTAACTCCGACGTGCTCGTTATCGGCGGCGGCCTCGCCGGGCTGACCAGCGCGCTCAAGGCCGCACGCGAGGGCGCGGACGTGCGTCTGGTCTCCTACAAGCAGAGCTCGCTGCGTCACGCCTCCGGGCTGGTGGACCTGCTGGGGTACACGCCCGACGGCGAGGGGCCGGTAACTGACCCCTACGCCGCGATGGCCGACCTGCACGACGCCCATCCCTACCAGACGGTCGGCGTCGAGACGGTTCGGGAGTCGATGTCGATGTTCGACGAGGTGACCGACTACCGCGGCGACCACACCGACACCAACGCCCTGGTCCCGACCCACGGTGGGACCGTCAAGCCGACCGCGCGCTACCCGACCGGGGCCGCCGCGGGGCTGGCGAGCGACGACCGGGACGTGTTGCTCGTGGGTATCGAGGCGATGGTCGATTTCGATGCGCCACACGCGGCGGCACATCTGGAGGCGGCGGGCGTTCCCTTCGACGTGCGCGGCGAGACCATCAAGTTCCCGGGCGACCTGCAGGCCGACGCGAAGATAACCCGGTACGCCAAGCTGCTCGACAACAACGGCGAGGTCGCCGTTCGCGGGCGCAAGAAGGGCGCACGCGACGCGCTGGCCGAACGCGTCAACACCGTCCGGGAGAACGAAGCGCGGGTCGGCTTCCCCGCGATTCTGGGCGACGCCCACACCGACGGGGTGCGCGCGGCGCTGGAGGAGAAGATAGGCGCCGACGTGTTCGAGGTCCCGATGGGGCCGCCGTCGCTGCCGGGTCTCCGACTGGAAGACGCGCTGTTCGAGGCGCTCGACGAGTCCGGAGCGAGCTTCGAGACGGGCAACCCGGTCGTCGACTTCGACGCCGACGGGGACACCATCGAGACAGTGTACATCGAGAAGAACGGCGCGCGGATTCCCAACAGCGCAGATCAGTACGTCCTCGCGACGGGCGGACTGGTCGGCAAGGGCATCGAGTCCGACCGCGAGAGTGTGAAAGAACCCGTCTTCGACTGCCACATCGAACACGGCGAGGACCGCTACGACTGGTTCGACGGCGACGTGTTCGGCGACCACGCGTTCGCGAGCTTCGGCGTCGAGACCGACGAGACGCTGCGACCGCTGACGGCCGACGACGCGGTCGAGTTCGAGAACCTGCGGGCCGCGGGGTCGGTGCTTGGCGGCTACGACTTCGCCGCGGAGAAATCGGGCAGTGGAGTGTCGATTGCGACAGGCTACGTGGCGGGCGAGAACGCCGCAGCGGAGGCACGATGAGCGACGCACAATCCCCAACAGACTTCGACCCAGTCGAACCGAACACGGGCCACGACTTCGAGCCCGTCGACGTCTTCCCCGACAGCAACGACTTCGACCTGCGACCCGGGGCGGACTCGTGTTTCAAATGCTCCGTCTGCGACACGAACTGCCCGGTCGCCGAGGTCGACGACGACTTCCCCGGGCCGAAGTTCCAGGGCCCCGAGCAGTGGCGGCTCAAACAGACCGACGACGACTACGAGATCGACGACTCGGTGATGTCGTGTTCGAACTGCATGCGCTGTGACAACGCCTGTCCGTCGGGCGTCCCGCTCAGCCAGATGCACAACACCGCCCGCGGGGAGTACGTCGAAGAGCAGATGGACAAGCTCTCCATCGAGTACGTGCGCAACCGCATCCTCGCGAACTACCGCACCTCCGCGACCATCGCGAGCAAGGTTCCGGGCCTCGCCAACTGGGGAATGAACTTCGGCCCGGCCCGCTGGCTCATGGAGAAGACGCTGGGCGTCACCAAGGAACGGGAGTTCCCCGAGTTCGCCTCGGAGACCTTCCGCGAGTGGTGGACCGCACGCGGCGGTGCCGACGCCTCCCGGCGCAACGCCCAGGAGAGCCGCGAGCGTATGGGACTGGACCGTAACGCCGACAAGAAGGTCGCGTACTTCCACGGCTGTTACTCGAACTACAACTCGCCGAACGTCGGCCAGGCGATGGTCCGCGTCTTCGAGCACTACGGCTACGAAGTGGTCGCGCCCGAACAGAAGTGCTCCGGGACCCCGATGTTCGCCAACGGCATGCTGAAAGACGCGCGCCGCCACGCCGAGGTCAACGTCTCCTCCATGTCCGACCTCGTCGACCAGGGGTACGACGCCATCGCGTCCTGTACCTCCTGTTCGATGGCGCTGCGCCAGGAGTACCCCGAGCTGTTCGACATCGAGGGCATCGAGAAGGTCGCCTCGAACACCTTCGAGTCGCTGGAGTATCTCCGCATCCACGAGGACATTCAGGAGGACATTCAGGAGACCGACGTCAGCGGCGAGCTGGCCGAGGAGTTCGCCTACCACGCGCCGTGTCACGCCCGCAACCAGGGGCTGGAACGGCAGTCCGTCGAGCTGTTCCGTGACCTCGACGGCGTCGGCATCGAGGACGTGGGCGAATCCTGTTCCGGCATCTCGGGAACCTACGGCTGGAAAGAGGAGAAATACGAGAAGTCCATGGAGATCGGCGAGGAGATGTTCGAGCACATGGAACACGCCGAGGGCGACGTCGGCATGACCGAGTGTCCCACCTGTGCGAGCCAGATGGAACACGGCACCGGCTACGAGATTCGCCACCCGCTCGAACTGCTCGAAGCCGCGCTCGTGAAGTAACTCGCGGTCGCTTCTTTCTCTCGAACACGTTCGATTCCACGCCGCGACTACGACTCGGTGCGCTCGCCGGTCCACGCCGAGGCGTCGCCTGATACTGTAAGCCGCTGCCTCTCGTCGATAGTCAGCGTGAGCGTCAGCGTCGCAGTCCGCGAGCCGCCGGGCAACTCGACGTTGTCCTGGTGGTTGTATCGTCCCTGCGGGAGACAGGCGGACGCTTCGGCAGCGGTGTATATGTCGTAGGCCTCGCGCAGTTCGTCTCCGGGAGCGAGCGCCCGGTATTCGAGCGAGCTCTGGACGCCGTCGATGCCGTCCTCGGGGTAGCGCCAGCAGTCGTTCGACGACTGGACCGGGTCACTGCGCAACACGCCGCGACCGTCGGGGTCGAGAACGAGGGGGTCGGCCCTGGCCAGGTCCTCGTCGGGCCCGCTGTCCGAAAAAAGCAGCGTCGGCCCGAAGCCGGGCCTGACCGTCCCGGTGCCGTCGTTCGAGAGCGTCGCCGCCACCCGGGCCGGCGCGTCGGCCGCGGACTGCCGGACGACCTCGGCTGTGAGTTTCAGGGAGGCGGGCTGGGCTGTCGTCTCTGTGGGCGATTGCTGGGGCGTCCGCCGGCTGGTGGATAGACAGCCCGCGGTGGTCCCACTCAGTACGACACCGGCCGACTGCAGAAGTGACCGCCGAGAACGTCGCATACGCTGTCGGGTCGCGGGGACGGTAAATGCTTTCTCCGTCCGCTGTTCGAACTGAACGCGACCCACGTTCTAGAGAGACAGCGAAAACAGGGGAGAACACACGGACGCAGTCGGCGGCTACTCGTCGCCGCGGACGAACGTCACCGGACACGGCGCCGACAGCATCACTTCCTGGGCCACCGAGCCGAAGACGGCCTTGCCGGTCGGCGAGCGCTTGCGGCCGCCGACGACGACGAGGTCCGCTTGGGTCATGCCGGCCAGAGCCACGATTTCGCTCCCGTGGTCCCCGACTGCCCCGCGGACGCTGGTCTCGATATCGGCTTCGTCGAGCAGTTTCCGGAGCTCTCGGACTGTGGTGTGTCGGTCGGCGACCTCGTTGGGGTCGGCCTCGGCGACGGCCGAGAACTCCAGTCGGTCGACGACCGTCTCGTACTCGTCGTCGGTGAACACGTGGGCGACGACCACGTTGGCCCCGGCGGGCCCGGCGATATCTGCGACTGTGCTGGCCAGTTCGTCGACGCGGGTCGCGTCGTTCGGACCGACGGCGAGGAGAACGGTTTCGAGTGCCATACCACCTATGTCACCTACCGGAGCCTAAATCCTTCGATAGAACAACAGCTGTTGTAAATGAACTACGCAGGCGGTTACCCGGTGTTCTTCATCCCGGCGGCGATGCCCTGCACCGTCAGCCGGAGGGTCCGCTTCTCGGTCTCCGTGAGGTGGGACTGTGCGAGCAGTCGGACCTGCAGGAGGTTGAGCGGGTCGACGTACGGGTTGCGCCGTTCGAGGTTCTCTTCGAGCCAGTCGCGAGAGAGCAGCCCCTCGCGCTCCGTGATCTGCAACACGAGGTCGACGGTCTCCTCGTACTCGCTCTTGAGCCGCGGGAAGATGCGTTCGCGGAGGTCCTCGTCGGCGAGGTCGGCGTACTCTTCGGCGATGTCGAAGTCGGTGCGGGCCAGCGCCAGCGACGCGTTGTCGATTTTCGTCCGGAAGAAGGGCCACTCGTCGTACATCTCCTGGAGCGTCTCGATGTCGCCGCCGTCGTCCAGATAGGCGTTCAGCCCCGTCGCGATGGAGTACCAGCCGGGGATGATACAGCGGGCCTGCGTCCACGAGAACACCCACGGGATGGCCCGCAGGTCGTCGACGCTGCGGTCCTCGCTGCGGGAGGCCGGACGCGAGCCCATGTTGAGGTTCTCGATGACGGTGATGGGCGTGGCCTGCTCGAAGTAGTCGACGAAGCCGTCCGTGCCGAGGAGGTCCTGATACTCCTCGCGGGCGGCGGGGGCGGCCGTCTCCATCGCGTCGCGCCACTCGTCGGGAATCTCCTCGACGGGCTCGTCCATGGCGTTGTGCCGGGCCCGGACCTGCGCGTTCAGCATCTGTTCTAAGTTGCGCTCGGCGATGTCGTGGTTGGCGTACTTCTCGGCGATGGCCTCGCCCTGTTCGGTGAACTTGATCTGACCGGTGACGGTCTCGTTGGGGAGGGCCAGCATCGCGTCGTTCATCGGGCCGCCACCGCGGGAGATAGAGCCGCCGCGGCCGTGGAACAGGCGCATCTCCACGTCGAAGTCGCTGGTGATGTCGGCCAGGCGCTTCTGGTTGTTGTACAGCGACCAGTTCGCGGCCAGGAACCCGTTTTCCTTGTTGGAGTCGGAGTAGCCGAGCATTATCTCCTGGACGCCGTTGCGGGCTTCCAGGGCCATCTCGTAGGCGTCGTTCTCGAAGAGGGTCCCCATGATGCGTCGGGCGCCCGAGAGCGCGTACTCGGACTCCAGCAGCGGGACGATGTCCAGCCCGCAGTAGCCCGGCAGGTCGACGATGCCGACCTGATCGGCGAGCAAGAGCACTTCGAGCACGTGGCTCGGCTCTTCACACCAGCTGATGGCGTAGGTGTCGATGGCGTCGACGCCGAACTCGTTTTGCCAGTCGGCGGTCTTGCGGAACCGCCGGAGGACGCGGGTCGCGTCGTCCGAGAGGCCCGTCGTGTCCTCCATGTCGATGACGGGGCCGTCCTGCGTGATGGCCTCGGTGAGGAACTCGACCCGTTCCGCTTCGTCCATCCCGGCGTAGTCGATGCCCTGTCGCTCGACGGCCTCGGCGATGGCGTCGGTGTGCATCTTGCGGTGGTCCCGCAGGTCTAGACTCGCCAGCGCGAAGCCGAAGGTGTCGACCTTCCGGACGAGCGGGTCCACGTGGGACTCGGCGACGACCTCGGCGTTGTTGTCCCGGAGGCTCTCGGCGATGGAGCGCAGGTCCTTGATGAGGTCGTCCGAACTGTCGTAGCCGCCCTGTCGCACGTCGCTGACCCGGAGGACGGACTCGCGCATCAGCTTGAGCTTCTGGCGGTAGGGCTCGTCGGGGTAGCGCTCCTCGGCCTCGCTGGCGACGCCGGGGAGACGTGTCTTGTGCTCCGAGAGGCGCTCGTCGAACGTGTCGTCGGTCGTGATGTTCGAGGCGTCCTGTGAGAGCACGCCGGAGAGCTCCTTGAGCTTGTTGCGGTACAGTGGGAGGATGGTGTCGCGCTGGCGCTCCAGGGTCTCCTCGGTCACCTCGGGGGTGACGAAGGGGTTGCCGTCGCGGTCCGAGCCAGCCCACGAGCGGAATTCGTAGAGCTTCGGCACGTCGATGTCCTCGTCGTAGCGCTCGTCGATGGCGTGTTCGAGCTCGTCGTACACCTCGTCGATGACCTCGAAGAGGACGTTCTCCAGATACCACTGGACGTTCAGGGCCTCGTCGGTGACCTCGGGGCGTCGGTCCCGCACCTGCGGGGTCTGCCAGAGGCTCGTGACCTCCGCGGCCAGGTCGCGCTCGACGCGTTCCTCCTCTCGGTCGGTGAGTCGGACCTCGTCGAGCGTCTCCAGGTCCTGTGCGACCGAGCGGAGCTTCGCTTTCACCGTCTTTCGCCGAGCTTCGGTCGGGTGTGCGGTGAAGGTCGGCTGGATGAGCACGTCGCCGAGCACCTGTTCGACCTCCTCGGGGCCGGCGTCGCGCTCGTCGAGCTGCTGGACGGCCTCCTCGACGCTGTCGGCGAGGATGCCCTCCTGGCTCCCCTCGCGGGTCTCCCGGACCCGTTCGCGCTCCTCGGCGAGGTTGATGAGCTCGAAGTAGGTGGTGAAAGCTCGCGCGACGATGTCCTGCATCTCGGGGTTGAGCCGGTCGAGAGTGCGACCGACCTCGGCACGGGTTTCGGCGTCACCCCGCCGGTATTCGATAGAGGACTTGCGCGTTCGCTCAACGATTTCGAACGCTTCGGTCGAAGATTGCGCTTCGAGAACGTCGCCCAAGAGCTCACCAAGCTCCCGCACGTCTTGGTTTATCTCTCTGGCGTGCAAAGTCATACCAGTCTCTCCAAATCCGAAGCCTAAAACATTATTGAATCAGGGAGGTGTGGCGCCCCCGTCCCCTGTGGTCGTTCATGATAGAACCCCTTTCTGAACGTGTCGAGCTGTTGGAATCATCGGCCGGTCGTGACCGTGTGACAGAGTCGCTCG from Halomicroarcula saliterrae carries:
- the glpA gene encoding anaerobic glycerol-3-phosphate dehydrogenase subunit GlpA; this encodes MAQTPHIAVIGGGSTGIGIARDLAMRGLDVTLVEQGNLTHGTTGRMHGLLHSGGRYAVSDQASATECIEENRVLRDIASHCVEMTGGLFVKRPEDDEEYFQQKLEGCKECGIPAEVVSGEEARAMEPHLAKDVEKAISVPDGAIDPFRLVVANAASAEEHGARIETHSKVTDLIIEDGEVVGLEVEHASGSGKRIHGREGGTEEIRADYVVNATGAWAGRIGDMAGVDIAVRPSKGVMTIMNIRQVDTVINRCRPKGDADIVVPHETTAILGTTDEEVEDPEDYPEEGWEVDMMIDTLKELVPMLDEARTIRSFWGVRPLYEPPDVGSDDPTDITRDYFLLDHDERDDLQGMTSIVGGKFTTYRMMGEEISDHVCEKFGIEAECRTADEPLPGSEDFSVLRDYMDEFGLRSPIGRRSVERLGSRADEVLKTSDPNPTVCACEGVTRAEVQDAISQSGSDLNAVRIRTRASMGNCQGGFCCNRLASELHGEYSEDIAREAWDELLQERWKGQRHALWGEQLSQAALNYALHATTQNRDRDPADGEPIDFAAFDTGVEAGSASGTADVAADGGRRDGN
- the glpB gene encoding glycerol-3-phosphate dehydrogenase subunit GlpB; translated protein: MAINSDVLVIGGGLAGLTSALKAAREGADVRLVSYKQSSLRHASGLVDLLGYTPDGEGPVTDPYAAMADLHDAHPYQTVGVETVRESMSMFDEVTDYRGDHTDTNALVPTHGGTVKPTARYPTGAAAGLASDDRDVLLVGIEAMVDFDAPHAAAHLEAAGVPFDVRGETIKFPGDLQADAKITRYAKLLDNNGEVAVRGRKKGARDALAERVNTVRENEARVGFPAILGDAHTDGVRAALEEKIGADVFEVPMGPPSLPGLRLEDALFEALDESGASFETGNPVVDFDADGDTIETVYIEKNGARIPNSADQYVLATGGLVGKGIESDRESVKEPVFDCHIEHGEDRYDWFDGDVFGDHAFASFGVETDETLRPLTADDAVEFENLRAAGSVLGGYDFAAEKSGSGVSIATGYVAGENAAAEAR
- a CDS encoding anaerobic glycerol-3-phosphate dehydrogenase subunit C, which codes for MSDAQSPTDFDPVEPNTGHDFEPVDVFPDSNDFDLRPGADSCFKCSVCDTNCPVAEVDDDFPGPKFQGPEQWRLKQTDDDYEIDDSVMSCSNCMRCDNACPSGVPLSQMHNTARGEYVEEQMDKLSIEYVRNRILANYRTSATIASKVPGLANWGMNFGPARWLMEKTLGVTKEREFPEFASETFREWWTARGGADASRRNAQESRERMGLDRNADKKVAYFHGCYSNYNSPNVGQAMVRVFEHYGYEVVAPEQKCSGTPMFANGMLKDARRHAEVNVSSMSDLVDQGYDAIASCTSCSMALRQEYPELFDIEGIEKVASNTFESLEYLRIHEDIQEDIQETDVSGELAEEFAYHAPCHARNQGLERQSVELFRDLDGVGIEDVGESCSGISGTYGWKEEKYEKSMEIGEEMFEHMEHAEGDVGMTECPTCASQMEHGTGYEIRHPLELLEAALVK
- a CDS encoding universal stress protein, with translation MALETVLLAVGPNDATRVDELASTVADIAGPAGANVVVAHVFTDDEYETVVDRLEFSAVAEADPNEVADRHTTVRELRKLLDEADIETSVRGAVGDHGSEIVALAGMTQADLVVVGGRKRSPTGKAVFGSVAQEVMLSAPCPVTFVRGDE
- the ppc gene encoding phosphoenolpyruvate carboxylase, whose amino-acid sequence is MTLHAREINQDVRELGELLGDVLEAQSSTEAFEIVERTRKSSIEYRRGDAETRAEVGRTLDRLNPEMQDIVARAFTTYFELINLAEERERVRETREGSQEGILADSVEEAVQQLDERDAGPEEVEQVLGDVLIQPTFTAHPTEARRKTVKAKLRSVAQDLETLDEVRLTDREEERVERDLAAEVTSLWQTPQVRDRRPEVTDEALNVQWYLENVLFEVIDEVYDELEHAIDERYDEDIDVPKLYEFRSWAGSDRDGNPFVTPEVTEETLERQRDTILPLYRNKLKELSGVLSQDASNITTDDTFDERLSEHKTRLPGVASEAEERYPDEPYRQKLKLMRESVLRVSDVRQGGYDSSDDLIKDLRSIAESLRDNNAEVVAESHVDPLVRKVDTFGFALASLDLRDHRKMHTDAIAEAVERQGIDYAGMDEAERVEFLTEAITQDGPVIDMEDTTGLSDDATRVLRRFRKTADWQNEFGVDAIDTYAISWCEEPSHVLEVLLLADQVGIVDLPGYCGLDIVPLLESEYALSGARRIMGTLFENDAYEMALEARNGVQEIMLGYSDSNKENGFLAANWSLYNNQKRLADITSDFDVEMRLFHGRGGSISRGGGPMNDAMLALPNETVTGQIKFTEQGEAIAEKYANHDIAERNLEQMLNAQVRARHNAMDEPVEEIPDEWRDAMETAAPAAREEYQDLLGTDGFVDYFEQATPITVIENLNMGSRPASRSEDRSVDDLRAIPWVFSWTQARCIIPGWYSIATGLNAYLDDGGDIETLQEMYDEWPFFRTKIDNASLALARTDFDIAEEYADLADEDLRERIFPRLKSEYEETVDLVLQITEREGLLSRDWLEENLERRNPYVDPLNLLQVRLLAQSHLTETEKRTLRLTVQGIAAGMKNTG